A single Brachybacterium sillae DNA region contains:
- the uvrC gene encoding excinuclease ABC subunit UvrC, with amino-acid sequence MADPATYRPRTSDIPTSPGVYRFRDADRRVIYVGKAKNLRQRLTNYFQDLSVLHPRTRRMVTTAASVEWTVVSSEVEALTLEYTWIKEFDPRFNVKFRDDKSYPFLAVTMGERYPRAHVTRRPRARTDRAFGPYTHAWAIRETLDLLLRVFPIRTCSAGVFRRAERSGRPCLLGFIDKCSAPCVGRVSAEEHRALAEDFCDFMSGNTRTYVRRLEQRMKEAAAALDYETAARVRDDLQALQKVMEKNSVVLADDTDADLIGLAHDDLEAAVQVFHVRGGRIRGQRGWVAEILDESSPADIIERALTTLYAEGGAPHEVLVPVLPPDVEDVRRLLGPSVELRVPRRGEKKDLLETVTRNAEDALRLQRLRRTGDLTARTKALEDLGEALDLAEPPLRIECFDISHSQGTNVVGSMVVFEDGLPRKSEYRRYSVTGAAARDDTASMHDVIRRRLQRHLSSEPDPDRDEKRFAYPPSLMLVDGGPAQVAAAQRAFDELGVTDVALAGIAKRLEELWLPGEEHPVILPRTSEALFLVQRLRDEAHRFAISYHRSKRGRAMQESVLDGVEGLGPARRRALLDRYVTVDAIREAGVEGLQEVPGIGPALAARILAALDSETPGPAVDMATGEILDPAEARRKRQS; translated from the coding sequence GTGGCCGATCCCGCGACCTACCGCCCCCGCACCTCCGACATCCCCACCTCCCCGGGGGTGTACCGCTTCCGTGACGCCGACCGCCGCGTCATCTACGTGGGCAAGGCGAAGAACCTCCGGCAGCGGCTGACGAACTACTTCCAGGACCTGTCGGTGCTGCATCCGCGCACCCGCCGGATGGTCACCACCGCCGCGTCCGTGGAGTGGACGGTGGTCTCCAGCGAGGTCGAGGCCCTCACCCTCGAATACACCTGGATCAAGGAGTTCGACCCCCGGTTCAACGTCAAGTTCCGCGACGACAAGTCGTACCCGTTCCTGGCGGTGACCATGGGGGAGAGGTACCCCCGGGCACACGTGACCCGCCGCCCCCGCGCCCGCACCGACCGTGCCTTCGGCCCCTACACCCATGCGTGGGCGATCCGCGAGACCCTCGACCTGCTGCTGCGGGTGTTCCCCATCCGCACCTGCTCCGCCGGGGTGTTCCGCCGGGCCGAGCGCAGCGGCCGCCCCTGCCTGCTCGGGTTCATCGACAAGTGCTCCGCCCCCTGCGTCGGACGCGTCAGTGCCGAGGAGCATCGGGCGCTCGCCGAGGATTTCTGCGACTTCATGTCCGGCAACACCCGCACCTATGTGCGCCGCCTCGAACAGCGGATGAAGGAGGCCGCCGCGGCCCTCGACTATGAGACCGCCGCGCGGGTGCGTGATGACCTCCAGGCCCTGCAGAAGGTGATGGAGAAGAACTCGGTGGTGCTGGCCGACGACACCGACGCCGATCTGATCGGCCTGGCCCATGACGACCTCGAGGCCGCCGTCCAGGTGTTCCATGTGCGCGGAGGCAGGATCCGCGGCCAGCGCGGCTGGGTGGCGGAGATCCTCGACGAATCCTCCCCGGCCGACATCATCGAACGTGCCCTGACCACCCTGTATGCCGAAGGTGGTGCCCCCCACGAGGTGCTGGTACCGGTGCTCCCCCCGGACGTCGAGGATGTGCGCCGCCTGCTGGGGCCGTCGGTGGAGCTGCGGGTACCGCGCCGGGGGGAGAAGAAGGATCTGCTGGAGACCGTCACCCGCAACGCCGAGGACGCTCTGCGTCTGCAACGTCTGCGCCGCACCGGTGACCTCACCGCCCGCACCAAGGCGCTCGAGGACCTCGGGGAGGCCCTGGACCTCGCCGAACCGCCCCTGCGGATCGAATGCTTCGACATCTCCCATTCGCAGGGCACGAACGTCGTCGGCTCCATGGTGGTGTTCGAGGACGGGCTGCCGCGCAAGAGCGAATACCGGCGGTACTCCGTCACCGGTGCGGCCGCCCGCGACGACACCGCCTCGATGCACGATGTGATCCGCCGCCGCCTCCAGCGTCACCTCAGCAGCGAGCCCGACCCGGACCGCGACGAGAAGCGTTTCGCGTACCCCCCGTCGCTCATGCTGGTCGACGGCGGCCCCGCCCAGGTCGCGGCCGCGCAGCGCGCCTTCGACGAGCTCGGGGTCACCGATGTCGCCCTGGCCGGGATCGCCAAGCGCCTGGAGGAGCTGTGGCTGCCGGGGGAGGAGCACCCGGTGATCCTGCCCCGCACCAGTGAGGCCCTGTTCCTGGTGCAGCGGCTGCGCGATGAGGCCCATCGTTTCGCCATCTCCTACCACCGCTCCAAACGCGGCCGGGCGATGCAGGAGAGTGTGCTCGACGGGGTGGAGGGACTCGGCCCGGCGCGCCGCCGCGCCCTGCTGGACCGTTACGTCACGGTCGACGCGATCCGGGAGGCCGGGGTCGAGGGACTGCAGGAGGTACCCGGGATCGGCCCCGCCCTCGCCGCGCGGATCCTCGCCGCACTAGACTCCGAGACACCCGGGCCGGCGGTCGACATGGCCACCGGTGAGATCCTCGACCCGGCCGAGGCCAGGAGGAAGCGTCAGTCGTGA
- the rapZ gene encoding RNase adapter RapZ: MAPEAGEIVIITGLAGAGRETAAHALEDLGWYVVLNIAPQLIPELYELQATAVGRDPRFAVVVDPRSGPFFSELSEVVERLRASGARFRLLFLTADEDTLVRRFDSVRRPHPLQGDEGVLEGIRRERELLAPYRRLADVVLDTTLLNVHQLTMRMRETFGTSEERSLTVNVMSFGFKYGIPIEADHVSDVRFIPNPYWVPELRDQRGTDEPVAAFVLSNDNAREFVERYPDVIAPVLRGYQQENKHFTTIAFGCTGGKHRSVAISERIAEELRRDGYAVRVRHRDLGRE; this comes from the coding sequence ATGGCCCCTGAGGCCGGGGAGATCGTCATCATCACCGGCCTCGCCGGGGCCGGCCGCGAGACCGCCGCGCACGCGCTGGAGGATCTCGGCTGGTACGTGGTGCTGAACATCGCCCCGCAGCTGATCCCCGAGCTGTACGAGCTGCAGGCCACCGCCGTGGGTCGTGACCCCCGCTTCGCCGTCGTCGTCGATCCCCGCTCGGGCCCCTTCTTCTCCGAACTGTCGGAGGTGGTCGAACGGCTGCGGGCCTCCGGGGCGCGTTTCCGGCTGCTGTTCCTCACCGCCGATGAGGACACTCTGGTGCGGCGCTTCGATTCGGTGCGTCGCCCCCACCCGTTGCAGGGCGATGAGGGTGTCCTGGAGGGCATCCGCCGTGAGCGGGAACTGCTGGCCCCGTACCGGCGCCTCGCCGATGTCGTGCTCGACACCACCCTGCTAAACGTCCACCAGCTGACCATGCGGATGCGGGAGACCTTCGGCACCAGTGAGGAACGCTCCCTCACCGTGAACGTCATGTCCTTCGGCTTCAAATACGGCATCCCGATCGAGGCCGATCACGTCAGCGACGTCCGCTTCATCCCGAACCCGTACTGGGTGCCGGAGCTGCGCGACCAGCGGGGCACCGACGAGCCGGTCGCCGCCTTCGTGCTGTCCAACGACAACGCCCGGGAGTTCGTCGAGCGGTATCCCGATGTCATCGCCCCGGTGCTGCGCGGATACCAGCAGGAGAACAAACACTTCACGACGATCGCCTTCGGCTGCACCGGCGGCAAGCACCGCTCGGTGGCGATCTCGGAGCGCATCGCGGAGGAACTGCGACGCGACGGGTACGCGGTGCGTGTGCGCCACCGGGACCTGGGGCGCGAATGA
- a CDS encoding gluconeogenesis factor YvcK family protein, protein MTTPARRRPIVPSRLDARRGARGTRVVALGGGHGLAANLRALRRLVEHVTAVVTVADNGGSSGRIRTELPVLPPGDLRMALAALCEDSDWGSLWRDVVQHRFRTHGDLDGHALGNLLIVALWQILDDPIAGLDQVGELLGVRGRVLPMALEPLDIEARVTAPDGSSRLVRGQAEVAVADGRVEDVHLLPAEPVVSQEVIEAIHEADWVVVGPGSWYTSVLPHLLIPEIAEALRTTRAHRCVTMNLSAGGSRTETAGMASRELLDVLLETAPGVRFDALVADPTALEDAAELAEHARRAGMRTLLRQVSVGPGIPEHDPVRLAAAYRDVFDGVYGDVDAPLDDPDAPDRPGTR, encoded by the coding sequence ATGACCACCCCGGCACGCCGACGCCCGATCGTCCCCTCCCGGCTCGACGCCCGCCGTGGCGCGCGGGGCACCCGCGTGGTGGCCCTCGGCGGCGGGCACGGTCTGGCTGCGAACCTTCGGGCCCTGCGCCGCCTGGTGGAGCACGTCACCGCGGTGGTGACGGTGGCGGACAACGGCGGATCCAGCGGGCGCATCCGCACTGAACTGCCGGTCCTGCCGCCCGGGGATCTGCGCATGGCCCTCGCCGCGCTCTGCGAGGACTCCGACTGGGGGTCCCTCTGGCGCGATGTCGTACAGCACCGTTTCCGCACCCACGGGGATCTCGACGGTCATGCCCTGGGGAACCTGTTGATCGTGGCGCTGTGGCAGATCCTCGACGATCCCATCGCCGGGCTGGACCAGGTGGGGGAGCTGCTGGGGGTGCGGGGCCGCGTGCTGCCCATGGCCCTGGAGCCGTTGGACATCGAGGCCCGGGTGACGGCACCCGATGGCAGCAGCCGCCTGGTGCGGGGGCAGGCCGAGGTGGCGGTCGCCGACGGCCGGGTCGAGGACGTCCACCTTCTGCCGGCGGAACCGGTGGTGTCCCAGGAGGTCATCGAGGCCATCCATGAGGCCGACTGGGTGGTCGTCGGGCCCGGTTCCTGGTACACCTCCGTGCTGCCGCACCTGTTGATCCCGGAGATCGCGGAGGCGCTGCGCACCACCCGGGCGCACCGCTGCGTCACCATGAACCTCTCCGCAGGGGGCAGCCGCACCGAGACCGCCGGCATGGCCAGTCGGGAGCTGCTCGATGTGCTGCTCGAGACCGCCCCGGGCGTGAGGTTCGACGCACTCGTCGCTGATCCGACCGCTCTGGAGGACGCTGCCGAGCTCGCCGAGCACGCCCGCCGCGCCGGGATGCGCACTCTGCTGCGGCAGGTGAGCGTCGGTCCCGGGATCCCCGAGCACGATCCGGTGCGGCTCGCGGCCGCGTATCGTGACGTGTTCGACGGCGTGTATGGGGATGTCGACGCCCCGCTCGACGACCCGGATGCCCCCGACCGCCCCGGGACCCGCTGA
- the whiA gene encoding DNA-binding protein WhiA produces MSLTAEVKDELARVEVPRPSARKAEAAALLRFAGGLHLVGGRIVVEADLDTAVVARRLRTTLLDVYGQPSEIAVLAPSGIRRSTRYLLRVTDDGGALARQTGLLDARGRPVRGLPPAVVGGAVADAAAAWRGAFLARGSLTEPGRSAALELTCPGPEVALAMVGAARRLGVPSKAREARGADRVVLRDGDAISALLTHMGAHQAVLVWEERRTRREVRASAHRLANFDDANLRRSARAAVAAGQRVQRALEILGDDVPDHLRVAGELRLEHRQASLEELGRRADPPLTKDAVAGRIRRLLAMADRRAEELGIPPTDAGLTEAEED; encoded by the coding sequence ATGTCACTGACCGCCGAGGTCAAGGACGAACTCGCCCGGGTGGAGGTGCCGCGCCCCTCCGCCCGCAAGGCCGAGGCCGCCGCCCTGCTGCGTTTCGCGGGAGGTCTGCACCTCGTCGGCGGCCGCATCGTGGTGGAGGCGGACCTCGACACCGCCGTCGTCGCCCGCCGACTGCGCACCACCCTGCTCGACGTGTACGGGCAGCCGAGCGAGATCGCCGTGCTCGCACCGTCCGGGATCCGCCGCAGCACCCGCTACCTGCTGCGCGTCACCGATGACGGCGGGGCACTGGCCCGGCAGACCGGTCTGCTCGACGCCCGCGGCCGCCCCGTCCGCGGGCTGCCCCCGGCCGTGGTCGGCGGGGCCGTCGCGGATGCCGCCGCCGCCTGGCGCGGAGCGTTCCTGGCCCGCGGCTCCCTCACCGAGCCGGGTCGCAGCGCGGCCCTGGAGCTCACCTGCCCCGGACCGGAGGTGGCGCTGGCGATGGTCGGTGCGGCCCGCCGGCTCGGGGTGCCGTCGAAGGCCAGGGAGGCCCGCGGCGCGGACCGGGTGGTGCTGCGCGACGGTGATGCGATCTCCGCTCTGCTCACCCACATGGGCGCCCACCAGGCGGTGCTGGTGTGGGAGGAGCGCCGCACCCGCCGGGAGGTGCGCGCCAGCGCTCATCGTCTGGCGAACTTCGATGACGCCAACCTGAGGCGCTCCGCCCGTGCCGCCGTCGCCGCCGGCCAGCGCGTCCAGCGGGCCCTGGAGATCCTCGGTGATGACGTGCCCGATCATCTGCGGGTGGCCGGTGAGCTGCGTCTGGAGCACCGGCAGGCCAGCCTCGAGGAGCTCGGCCGGCGCGCTGACCCGCCGCTGACCAAGGACGCCGTCGCCGGGCGCATCCGGCGCCTGCTCGCCATGGCCGACCGCCGGGCGGAGGAGCTCGGCATCCCACCCACCGACGCCGGTCTCACGGAGGCCGAGGAGGACTGA
- the gap gene encoding type I glyceraldehyde-3-phosphate dehydrogenase, giving the protein MTIKVGINGFGRIGRNFLRAAIAQGADIEIVGVNDLTDNKTLAHLFKYDSVLGRFPGEVSYTEDTITVDGDTFTVSEERDPANLKWGELGADIVIESTGLFTDAAKAKAHLDAGAKKVIISAPAKGEDATFVIGVNEKDYDPANHNIISNASCTTNCLAPLAKVLNDEFGIVKGLMTTVHAYTSDQRLLDAPHSDLRRARAAALSIIPTKTGAAKAVALVLPELAGKFDGYALRVPTPTGSVTDLTFEASREVTVEEVNAAVKKAAEGPLKGILDYTEDPIVSKDIETDPHSSIFDAGCTKVIGNQVKVVSWYDNEWGYSNRLVDLTKLVGEKL; this is encoded by the coding sequence GTGACCATCAAGGTCGGTATCAACGGATTCGGTCGTATCGGGCGCAACTTCCTGCGCGCTGCCATCGCGCAGGGCGCAGACATCGAGATCGTCGGCGTCAACGACCTGACCGACAACAAGACCCTCGCCCACCTGTTCAAGTACGACTCCGTGCTCGGCCGTTTCCCGGGTGAGGTCTCCTACACCGAGGACACCATCACCGTCGACGGCGACACCTTCACCGTGTCGGAGGAGCGGGACCCGGCGAACCTCAAGTGGGGCGAGCTCGGCGCGGACATCGTCATCGAGTCCACCGGTCTGTTCACCGATGCCGCGAAGGCCAAGGCCCACCTCGACGCCGGCGCCAAGAAGGTCATCATCTCCGCGCCCGCGAAGGGTGAGGACGCCACCTTCGTCATCGGCGTGAACGAGAAGGACTACGACCCGGCGAACCACAACATCATCTCGAACGCGTCCTGCACCACCAACTGCCTGGCGCCGCTGGCCAAGGTGCTGAACGACGAGTTCGGCATCGTCAAGGGCCTGATGACCACCGTGCACGCCTACACCTCCGACCAGCGCCTGCTGGACGCGCCGCACTCCGACCTGCGTCGCGCCCGCGCCGCCGCGCTGAGCATCATCCCCACCAAGACCGGTGCCGCGAAGGCCGTCGCCCTGGTGCTGCCGGAGCTGGCCGGCAAGTTCGACGGCTACGCCCTGCGCGTGCCGACCCCGACCGGCTCCGTCACCGACCTCACCTTCGAGGCCTCCCGCGAGGTCACCGTGGAGGAGGTCAACGCCGCGGTGAAGAAGGCTGCCGAGGGTCCGCTCAAGGGCATCCTCGACTACACCGAGGACCCGATCGTCTCGAAGGACATCGAGACCGACCCGCACTCCTCGATCTTCGACGCCGGCTGCACCAAGGTGATCGGCAACCAGGTCAAGGTCGTGTCGTGGTACGACAACGAGTGGGGTTACTCGAACCGCCTCGTCGACCTCACGAAGCTGGTCGGCGAGAAGCTCTGA